Proteins encoded in a region of the Mycolicibacterium chitae genome:
- a CDS encoding DUF4334 domain-containing protein, which translates to MLLSDVLPEAPTSTDGALAVFDAAPAVDPEFMIGTWHGAELPTGHPLDGLLAASGWWGKQFGDAETVHPLLFRTADGTALWPLNPALAFGGLGLARKLPALKRRNFTNTIITARPVLHARGPKARLRTTRYRDVDTATMIYDQLPINDVFRRLDEQTVIGAMDLRGVARPYFFVLRRDESLPVR; encoded by the coding sequence ATGCTGCTCTCCGATGTCCTGCCCGAGGCCCCCACCAGCACCGACGGCGCGCTCGCAGTCTTCGACGCCGCTCCCGCGGTGGACCCGGAGTTCATGATCGGCACCTGGCACGGCGCCGAACTGCCCACCGGGCACCCCCTCGACGGCCTGTTGGCGGCCAGCGGCTGGTGGGGCAAGCAGTTCGGGGACGCCGAAACCGTGCACCCGCTGCTGTTCCGCACGGCCGACGGCACCGCGCTGTGGCCGTTGAACCCGGCGCTGGCGTTCGGCGGCCTCGGCCTGGCCCGCAAGCTCCCCGCCCTCAAGCGACGCAACTTCACCAACACCATCATCACCGCGCGGCCAGTGCTGCACGCCCGCGGCCCCAAGGCGCGGTTGCGCACCACCCGGTACCGCGACGTGGACACCGCGACCATGATCTATGACCAACTGCCCATCAACGACGTCTTCCGCCGGCTCGACGAGCAGACCGTCATCGGCGCCATGGACCTGCGGGGCGTCGCGCGGCCGTACTTCTTCGTGCTCCGCCGCGACGAGTCGCTGCCGGTGCGCTGA
- a CDS encoding PucR family transcriptional regulator, producing MVTSLSAHDAIMACAHDLEARADDVAVQLSEQLAGSVPEFFDDDDLIRDVEASAYGNVAAMLSVFRAEAVAEQVPIRPEVIAFASTVARRQLPLESLIQSYRVGQTLFSRLWMDVLAERLTDQQVFIEALHRSFDELNVYLDRVVAQLVSDYERERDRWLLGEAARRSALVERLLRGDRIPVDHASRQLDHDLRAPQTALIAWMPSHGEVDLQLNALGRALGSLSSRAGVPRMLHLPAGTSAMWAWIAGDVDTDRLVESAGQLPDSEVLIAVGQTTCGADAFRISHEQALRARRVAARMPAPPRLTLHAEVATVALLAGDEEEARRFVARALGELAARTAAAEQLRETLWVFLQEGGSTRRASERLFMHRNTVLYRLQRIEAMLGHSLDERRLDLQVALLLTATFGQDMLPDDPLPDQ from the coding sequence GTGGTCACTTCCCTGAGCGCCCACGACGCGATCATGGCGTGTGCGCACGACCTGGAAGCCCGGGCCGACGATGTGGCCGTGCAACTCAGCGAGCAATTGGCCGGGTCGGTCCCGGAGTTCTTCGACGACGACGACCTGATCCGCGACGTCGAGGCCAGCGCCTACGGCAATGTCGCCGCGATGCTGTCGGTGTTCCGCGCCGAGGCGGTCGCCGAACAGGTGCCCATTCGACCCGAAGTGATCGCATTCGCCTCGACCGTCGCGCGACGCCAACTGCCGCTGGAGTCGCTGATCCAGTCGTATCGAGTGGGGCAGACCTTGTTCTCCCGGCTCTGGATGGACGTGCTCGCCGAGCGGCTCACCGATCAGCAGGTGTTCATCGAGGCGCTGCACCGCAGCTTCGATGAACTCAACGTGTACCTGGATCGCGTTGTCGCACAGTTAGTTTCCGACTACGAGCGGGAGCGGGACCGCTGGCTGCTGGGCGAGGCGGCGCGCCGCAGCGCGTTGGTGGAGCGGCTGTTGCGTGGCGACCGCATTCCCGTCGACCACGCCAGCCGCCAGCTCGACCACGACCTGCGGGCCCCGCAGACGGCCCTGATCGCTTGGATGCCGTCGCACGGGGAGGTCGACCTGCAACTGAACGCGCTGGGCCGCGCGCTCGGCTCGCTGTCCTCGCGGGCCGGGGTTCCCCGGATGCTGCACCTGCCCGCGGGCACGTCGGCCATGTGGGCCTGGATCGCCGGCGACGTGGACACCGACCGCCTCGTCGAGTCCGCCGGGCAGCTCCCCGATTCCGAGGTCCTGATCGCCGTCGGGCAGACCACCTGCGGTGCGGACGCGTTCCGCATCAGCCACGAGCAGGCGCTGCGGGCGCGACGAGTGGCCGCCCGCATGCCGGCGCCGCCACGGCTGACCCTGCACGCCGAGGTGGCCACCGTTGCCCTGCTGGCCGGCGACGAGGAAGAAGCCCGGCGCTTCGTCGCCCGGGCCCTCGGGGAACTCGCGGCCCGCACCGCGGCCGCCGAACAACTGCGGGAGACGCTGTGGGTCTTCCTGCAGGAGGGCGGCAGCACGCGCCGGGCCAGCGAGCGGCTGTTCATGCACCGCAACACCGTGCTGTACCGGCTGCAGCGGATCGAGGCGATGCTCGGCCATTCCCTCGACGAACGGCGCCTGGACCTGCAGGTGGCGCTGCTGCTGACCGCGACCTTCGGTCAGGACATGCTGCCCGACGACCCGCTGCCTGACCAGTAG
- the rpsO gene encoding 30S ribosomal protein S15: MALTAEQKKEILTSYGLHETDTGSPEAQVALLTKRITDLTEHLKKHKHDHHSRRGLLLLVGRRRRLLKYVAQVDVARYRSLIERLGLRR; the protein is encoded by the coding sequence GTGGCGCTTACCGCCGAGCAGAAAAAAGAGATCCTGACCAGCTACGGGCTGCACGAGACCGACACGGGCTCGCCCGAGGCGCAGGTCGCGCTGCTGACCAAGCGCATCACCGATCTCACCGAGCATCTCAAGAAGCACAAGCACGACCACCACTCGCGGCGCGGACTGCTGCTGCTGGTGGGTCGTCGTCGCCGGCTGCTCAAGTACGTCGCGCAGGTCGACGTGGCGCGCTACCGTTCGCTCATCGAGCGGCTGGGTCTGCGGCGCTGA
- the ald gene encoding alanine dehydrogenase, translating to MRIGVPTEIKNNEFRVAITPAGVAELTRHGHEVLIESGAGLGSAISDDDYAAAGARLVADADAVWAEADLLLKVKEPVEAEYVRMRSDQTLFTYLHLAASAPCTEALLAAGTTSIAYETVQLSDGALPLLAPMSEVAGRLSAQVGAYHLMKAQGGRGVLMGGVPGVAPAEVVVIGGGVAGHNAARVAAGMGANVTVFDVNLTRLRALDAEFCGRIHTRYSSALELQAAVENADLVIGAVLVPGARAPKLVSNSLVQQMNSGAVLVDVAIDQGGCFADSHPTTHDDPIYTVHDSVFYCVTNMPGVVPRTATFALGNATLPYVLELANKGWRQACRDDPALAHGLSTHRGAMLSEQVADDLGLSFTDPATLLA from the coding sequence ATGCGCATCGGAGTACCGACCGAGATCAAGAACAACGAGTTCCGGGTGGCCATCACCCCGGCCGGCGTCGCCGAACTGACCCGGCACGGCCACGAGGTGCTCATCGAGTCGGGCGCCGGACTGGGTTCGGCGATCTCCGACGACGATTACGCGGCCGCCGGCGCGCGGCTGGTCGCCGACGCCGATGCGGTGTGGGCCGAGGCCGACCTGCTGTTGAAGGTCAAGGAACCCGTCGAGGCCGAGTATGTCCGCATGCGCAGCGACCAGACGCTGTTCACCTATCTGCACCTGGCCGCGTCCGCGCCGTGCACCGAGGCGCTCCTGGCCGCCGGCACCACCTCGATCGCGTACGAGACCGTCCAGTTGTCCGACGGCGCCCTGCCGTTGTTAGCCCCGATGAGCGAGGTCGCCGGCCGCCTGTCCGCCCAGGTCGGGGCCTATCATCTGATGAAGGCGCAAGGCGGACGCGGCGTGCTGATGGGCGGGGTCCCCGGCGTCGCGCCGGCCGAGGTGGTGGTGATCGGCGGCGGCGTCGCGGGACACAACGCCGCGCGAGTCGCCGCCGGGATGGGCGCCAACGTCACGGTTTTCGACGTCAACCTCACCCGGTTGCGTGCCCTCGACGCCGAGTTCTGCGGCCGAATCCACACCCGGTATTCCTCGGCGCTCGAGTTGCAGGCCGCGGTCGAGAACGCCGACCTGGTGATCGGGGCGGTCCTGGTCCCGGGCGCGCGAGCACCCAAGCTGGTGTCCAATTCCCTTGTCCAGCAGATGAACTCCGGGGCGGTACTGGTCGACGTCGCGATCGACCAGGGCGGCTGCTTCGCCGACTCCCACCCGACCACGCACGACGACCCGATCTACACCGTGCACGACAGCGTCTTCTACTGCGTGACCAACATGCCCGGGGTGGTGCCGCGCACGGCCACGTTCGCGCTCGGCAACGCGACCCTGCCCTACGTGCTGGAGTTGGCGAACAAGGGCTGGCGGCAGGCGTGCCGCGACGATCCCGCGCTCGCCCACGGCCTGTCCACCCACCGGGGCGCGATGCTGTCCGAGCAGGTGGCCGACGACCTGGGGCTGTCCTTCACCGATCCCGCAACACTCTTGGCCTGA
- a CDS encoding M16 family metallopeptidase: MLRPPTPRADGAARDHTAVRRTTLPGGLRVVTEFVPSVRSASVGVWVGIGSRDEGRTVAGAAHFLEHLLFKATPTRTAVDIAQAVDAVGGELNAFTAKEHTCYYAHVLDSDLALAVDLVADVVLNGRCAAEDVELERDVVLEEIAMRDDDPEDTLGDVFMSAMFGDHPVGRPVIGSVDSISAMTRSQLHSFHVRRYTPERMVVAVAGNIDHTEVVELVREHFGRRTVAGRIAATPRVGGGRVPGAPRLEVVGRDAEQTHLMLGVRAPGRNWSHRWALAVLNNALGGGLSSRLFQQIRESRGLAYSVYSMVDTFADTGAFSVYAGCLPERFDEVVTVATDVLTQVAEDGITEQECRIAKGSLRGGLVLGLEDSASRMNRIGRSEINYGEHRSLDDTLAHIDAVTLDEVNAVAKKLLTQPFGAAVLGPGASRKTLPRRLAAIPG; this comes from the coding sequence ATGTTGCGACCGCCGACGCCTAGAGCCGACGGGGCGGCGCGCGACCACACGGCCGTGCGCCGCACCACCCTCCCGGGTGGTCTGCGTGTCGTCACCGAATTCGTGCCGTCGGTGCGGTCGGCATCGGTCGGGGTGTGGGTCGGCATCGGCTCGCGCGACGAGGGCCGCACCGTCGCCGGTGCGGCGCATTTCCTAGAGCACCTGCTGTTCAAGGCCACCCCCACTCGCACGGCGGTCGACATCGCCCAGGCCGTGGACGCGGTCGGCGGGGAACTGAACGCGTTCACCGCCAAAGAGCACACCTGCTATTACGCGCACGTGCTCGACAGCGATCTGGCACTGGCCGTCGACCTGGTGGCCGACGTGGTGCTCAACGGCCGGTGTGCCGCCGAGGACGTCGAACTCGAGCGCGATGTCGTGCTCGAGGAGATCGCGATGCGCGACGACGACCCCGAGGACACCCTGGGCGACGTGTTCATGTCGGCCATGTTCGGCGACCATCCGGTGGGCCGACCCGTGATCGGCAGCGTCGACTCCATCTCGGCGATGACGCGCTCCCAGCTGCATTCCTTCCACGTGCGCCGCTACACCCCGGAACGCATGGTCGTCGCGGTGGCCGGCAACATCGACCACACCGAGGTGGTCGAGCTGGTGCGCGAGCATTTCGGCCGGCGCACCGTGGCGGGCCGCATCGCGGCCACGCCGCGTGTCGGTGGCGGCCGGGTGCCCGGTGCGCCGCGGTTGGAAGTCGTCGGCCGGGACGCCGAACAGACGCATCTGATGCTCGGTGTGCGCGCCCCGGGGCGCAACTGGTCGCACCGCTGGGCGTTGGCCGTGCTCAACAACGCGCTGGGCGGCGGGCTGAGTTCTCGGTTGTTCCAACAGATCCGGGAATCGCGCGGGTTGGCCTACTCGGTGTACTCGATGGTGGACACCTTCGCCGACACCGGCGCGTTCTCGGTGTACGCCGGGTGCCTGCCGGAGCGCTTCGACGAGGTGGTAACCGTGGCCACCGACGTGTTGACGCAGGTGGCCGAGGACGGCATCACCGAACAGGAGTGCCGCATCGCCAAGGGGTCGTTGCGCGGGGGACTTGTTCTGGGCCTGGAGGATTCGGCCTCCCGGATGAACCGGATCGGCCGCAGCGAGATCAACTACGGCGAGCATCGCAGCCTGGACGATACGTTGGCGCACATCGACGCGGTGACCCTCGACGAGGTCAACGCGGTGGCCAAGAAACTGCTCACGCAGCCCTTCGGGGCCGCGGTGCTGGGCCCGGGCGCGTCCCGGAAGACACTGCCCCGGCGACTTGCGGCGATCCCCGGGTAG
- a CDS encoding YchJ family protein, with product MRSTDPCPCGNDSVFGHCCLPLHVGEHQAAGAEELMRARYSAYATGNPDYVWASWHPRTRPAQLDIDQGPQWLGLRIVDTVAGRPGDDQGEVEFIARHDEGVLHERSRFSVRAGRWFYVDGDLLP from the coding sequence GTGCGTTCGACCGATCCCTGCCCCTGCGGCAACGACAGCGTCTTCGGCCACTGCTGCCTGCCGCTGCACGTCGGTGAACACCAGGCCGCCGGCGCCGAGGAACTCATGCGCGCCCGGTACAGCGCCTACGCCACCGGCAACCCGGACTACGTCTGGGCCAGCTGGCATCCCCGCACGCGACCCGCGCAACTCGACATCGACCAGGGCCCGCAATGGCTGGGCCTGCGGATCGTCGACACCGTGGCCGGCCGCCCCGGTGACGACCAGGGCGAGGTGGAGTTCATCGCGCGCCACGACGAGGGCGTGCTGCACGAGCGGTCCCGGTTCAGCGTGCGCGCCGGTCGGTGGTTCTACGTCGACGGCGACCTGCTGCCCTGA
- a CDS encoding nitronate monooxygenase, producing MSFALADLAVPLIGAPMAGGPGTPALATAVSGAGGLGFLAAGYRSAQQVSEDLRAVRSAGAGPVGLNLFVPQPSTADPAEIDRYRAELATVAARYGVELGVPRWDDDGWTDKLEVVADLRPEVVSFTFALPDRAVLQRLSELGICTLMTVTTVAEARAAVAGGAAGLVVQGPEAGGHRGSWRPDERPATQPLGDLVAAVRHVVDVPIVAAGGLGTPETVAAVLARGADAAQLGTALLLSDEAGTNAVHRAALSCGEPSETAVTRAFSGRYARGLHNAFVDRFDAVAPGGYPEVHHLAAPLRRAAVAAGDPDWTNLWAGTAFAAAEAGPAAAVIAALTP from the coding sequence ATGTCGTTCGCCCTGGCCGACCTCGCGGTGCCCCTGATCGGGGCACCGATGGCAGGTGGGCCGGGCACACCCGCGCTGGCCACCGCGGTGTCCGGCGCGGGCGGGCTGGGCTTCCTGGCCGCGGGATATCGCAGCGCGCAGCAGGTATCCGAGGATCTGCGCGCGGTCCGCTCGGCCGGCGCCGGCCCGGTCGGACTCAATCTCTTCGTGCCGCAACCCAGCACGGCGGACCCCGCCGAAATCGACCGCTACCGCGCCGAATTGGCGACGGTGGCGGCCCGCTACGGCGTCGAGTTGGGCGTCCCGCGCTGGGACGACGACGGTTGGACGGACAAGCTCGAGGTGGTCGCCGACCTGCGCCCGGAGGTGGTGTCGTTCACCTTCGCGCTGCCGGATCGCGCTGTGCTGCAGCGCCTGAGCGAGCTGGGCATCTGCACTCTGATGACCGTGACCACCGTGGCCGAGGCCCGCGCGGCCGTGGCCGGCGGTGCGGCCGGGCTGGTGGTGCAGGGTCCCGAGGCCGGTGGACACCGGGGGAGCTGGCGGCCCGACGAGCGCCCGGCGACGCAGCCGTTGGGGGATCTGGTCGCGGCGGTGCGCCACGTCGTCGACGTGCCGATCGTCGCGGCGGGCGGACTGGGCACGCCCGAGACGGTGGCCGCGGTGCTGGCGCGGGGAGCCGATGCCGCGCAGCTGGGCACCGCGTTGTTGCTCAGCGACGAGGCCGGCACCAATGCGGTGCACCGCGCGGCACTGAGCTGCGGGGAGCCCTCCGAAACCGCGGTGACGCGGGCCTTTTCGGGTCGCTACGCGCGTGGGCTGCACAATGCGTTCGTCGATCGCTTCGACGCCGTCGCGCCCGGGGGCTATCCCGAAGTACACCATCTGGCGGCCCCGCTCCGGCGCGCCGCGGTCGCCGCGGGCGATCCGGACTGGACGAACCTGTGGGCCGGTACGGCGTTCGCCGCCGCCGAGGCAGGCCCGGCCGCGGCGGTGATCGCCGCGCTCACACCCTGA
- the lppU gene encoding LppU family putative lipoprotein, whose protein sequence is MPAVIAIAAAWVTGCAEVPPANTRANDLEIGDCLRVGGAIDRPEAHEVACGSPESNFKVVATVNGPGGDQCPSDVDSFYSQRGGLSDNVSTVCLDIDWVVGGCMSVHPEHHTDPVRVDCADRAVPHRQRATQILTDVANVDQCLSGQGYAYEERQFTVCVENQR, encoded by the coding sequence ATCCCCGCCGTGATAGCGATCGCGGCGGCATGGGTGACCGGCTGCGCCGAGGTCCCGCCGGCCAACACGCGGGCCAACGACCTGGAAATCGGTGACTGCCTGCGGGTCGGCGGCGCCATCGACCGCCCCGAGGCCCACGAGGTGGCCTGCGGCAGCCCGGAGTCCAACTTCAAGGTGGTCGCCACGGTCAACGGTCCGGGGGGCGATCAGTGCCCGAGCGACGTCGACTCGTTCTACTCCCAGCGCGGCGGGCTGTCGGACAACGTCAGCACCGTCTGTCTGGACATCGATTGGGTGGTCGGCGGCTGCATGAGCGTGCACCCCGAGCATCACACCGACCCGGTGCGGGTCGACTGCGCCGATCGGGCCGTCCCGCACCGTCAGCGCGCCACCCAGATCCTCACCGACGTCGCCAATGTCGACCAGTGCCTGAGCGGGCAGGGCTACGCCTACGAGGAACGCCAATTCACCGTCTGCGTCGAGAACCAGCGTTGA
- a CDS encoding acyl-CoA synthetase, which produces MYVTQGLHRGMQQTPDVTMTICGGRSQSFRTVAERVARLAGGLRELGVAAGDRVAMLALNSDRYHEYLLAVPWADAVLAPLNTRWSAAELGYALRDCEARVLIVDDAHRGLLDAIRAECAQLDVVVHCGDAAAPAGTIDYEDLIAGAAAIADARRGGDALAGIFYTGGTTGAPKGAMLSHTALGTSWLGALASGHLFGAGRDTRYLHAAPMFHLADLAAWGAVTLLGGTHVIVPRFEPGELLGAVVSHRITDIALVPTMIQTVLDHPGLDAHDLSSVRSILYGASPMPQALLERAAAALPRAAFTQAYGMTELAPIATLLGPEEHRDATLRRSAGRAAPHCEIRVVDETGAEVPRGTVGEIVVRGANMMTGYWKRPPETAEAIRGGWLHTGDGGYLDEAGYLFVVDRIKDMIVTGGENVYSVEVENAVVRNPAVAQCAVIGVPDERWGERVHAVVVLRPGGATSEEQIRRHAKQFIAGYKAPRSVEFVEQLPVSAAGKVLKRELRQPYWSGSGSSGSMS; this is translated from the coding sequence ATGTACGTGACCCAGGGACTGCACCGCGGAATGCAACAGACTCCCGATGTCACCATGACGATCTGCGGCGGGCGCAGCCAGAGCTTCCGCACCGTCGCCGAACGGGTGGCCCGGCTGGCCGGCGGGCTGCGCGAGCTCGGCGTCGCGGCCGGCGACCGGGTCGCCATGCTGGCGCTGAACTCGGATCGCTATCACGAGTACCTGCTGGCCGTGCCGTGGGCAGACGCGGTGCTGGCCCCGCTGAACACCCGGTGGAGCGCGGCCGAACTCGGTTATGCGCTGCGCGACTGCGAGGCGCGGGTGCTGATCGTCGACGACGCGCACCGCGGCCTGCTCGACGCCATCCGCGCGGAGTGCGCGCAGCTGGACGTTGTGGTGCACTGCGGGGACGCCGCGGCGCCGGCGGGGACGATCGACTACGAGGACCTGATCGCCGGGGCCGCCGCGATCGCCGATGCCCGGCGCGGGGGTGACGCGCTCGCCGGGATCTTCTACACCGGCGGGACGACGGGAGCGCCCAAGGGTGCGATGCTTTCGCACACCGCGCTGGGGACGTCCTGGCTCGGGGCGCTGGCCTCGGGTCATCTCTTCGGCGCCGGACGGGACACCCGGTATCTGCACGCCGCGCCGATGTTCCACCTGGCGGATCTGGCGGCCTGGGGCGCGGTGACGCTGCTCGGCGGCACGCATGTGATCGTGCCGCGCTTCGAACCGGGGGAGTTGCTGGGCGCCGTGGTGTCCCACCGGATCACCGATATCGCCCTGGTGCCCACCATGATCCAGACGGTGCTCGACCATCCGGGCCTCGACGCGCACGACCTGTCCAGCGTGCGCTCGATCCTCTACGGCGCCTCGCCGATGCCGCAGGCGCTGCTCGAACGCGCCGCGGCGGCCCTGCCGCGGGCGGCGTTCACCCAGGCCTACGGCATGACCGAGCTGGCCCCGATCGCCACGCTGCTCGGCCCCGAGGAACACCGGGACGCGACACTGCGGCGCTCGGCGGGCCGCGCCGCGCCGCACTGCGAGATCCGCGTGGTCGACGAGACGGGCGCCGAGGTGCCCCGCGGGACCGTCGGCGAGATCGTGGTGCGCGGCGCGAACATGATGACCGGCTACTGGAAGCGGCCCCCCGAGACGGCCGAGGCCATCCGGGGCGGGTGGTTGCACACCGGTGACGGCGGTTACCTGGACGAGGCCGGCTACCTGTTCGTCGTGGACCGCATCAAGGACATGATCGTGACCGGCGGCGAGAACGTCTACTCGGTCGAGGTGGAGAACGCGGTGGTCCGTAATCCCGCGGTGGCCCAGTGCGCGGTCATCGGCGTCCCCGACGAGAGGTGGGGCGAACGCGTCCACGCCGTCGTGGTGTTGCGTCCCGGCGGGGCAACGTCCGAGGAGCAGATCCGCCGGCACGCAAAGCAGTTCATCGCCGGCTACAAGGCGCCGCGCAGCGTCGAGTTCGTCGAGCAGTTGCCCGTGTCGGCCGCCGGCAAGGTTCTCAAACGCGAACTGCGCCAACCCTACTGGTCAGGCAGCGGGTCGTCGGGCAGCATGTCCTGA
- a CDS encoding polyribonucleotide nucleotidyltransferase: MSVAEIDEGVFESTAVIDNGSFGTRTIRFETGRLAQQAAGAVVAYLDDETMLLSATTASKAPKDHFDFFPLTIDVEERMYAAGRIPGSFFRREGRPSTDAILTCRLIDRPLRPTFVSGLRNEIQVVVTVLSLDPKDLYDVLAINAASASTQISGLPFSGPVGGVRVALIDGQWVAFPNVEQLERAVFDMVVAGRVVADGDKEDVAIMMVEAEATDNVIELIGGGAAAPTETVVAEGLEAAKPFIATLCKAQQALHEAAGKETVEYPLFPEYGEDVYYSVASVATDELSAALTIAGKNERNDRTDEIKVEVLERLAETYAGREKEIGAAYRALTKKLVRQRILTDHFRIDGRGITDIRALSAEVAIIPRAHGSALFERGETQIMGVTTLDMIKMAQQIDSLGPETSKRYMHHYNFPPYSTGETGRVGSPKRREIGHGALAERALMPVLPSVEEFPYAIRQVSEALSSNGSTSMGSVCASTLSLLNAGVPLKAPVAGIAMGLVSDDVEVDGAVERRFVALTDILGAEDAFGDMDFKVAGTKDFVTALQLDTKLDGIPSQVLAGALSQAKDARTTILEVMAEAIDAPDEMSPYAPRITTIKVPVDKIGEVIGPKGKVINGITEETGASISIEDDGTVFVGAADGVSAQAAIDKINAIANPQLPKVGERFLGTVVKTTDFGAFVSLLPGRDGLVHISKLGRGKRIAKVEDVVKVGDKLRVEIADIDNRGKISLILVDEEDAAAEAPEGTPASADVATADA, translated from the coding sequence ATGTCTGTTGCTGAAATTGACGAAGGCGTGTTCGAGTCGACCGCCGTCATTGACAACGGGAGCTTCGGCACCCGCACCATTCGTTTCGAGACCGGTCGGCTGGCCCAGCAGGCCGCCGGCGCCGTCGTCGCCTACCTGGACGACGAGACCATGCTGCTCAGCGCCACCACCGCGAGCAAGGCGCCCAAGGACCACTTCGACTTCTTCCCCCTGACCATCGACGTCGAGGAGCGGATGTACGCCGCCGGGCGCATTCCCGGATCGTTCTTCCGTCGCGAGGGTCGCCCCTCGACCGACGCGATCCTGACCTGCCGGCTCATCGACCGGCCGCTGCGTCCCACGTTCGTCAGCGGGCTGCGCAACGAGATCCAGGTCGTGGTGACCGTCCTGAGCCTGGATCCCAAGGATCTCTACGACGTGCTGGCCATCAACGCCGCGTCGGCCTCCACCCAGATCTCCGGCCTGCCGTTCTCCGGCCCGGTCGGCGGCGTGCGCGTGGCGCTGATCGACGGGCAGTGGGTCGCGTTCCCCAACGTCGAGCAGCTCGAGCGGGCCGTCTTCGACATGGTTGTCGCCGGCCGCGTCGTCGCTGACGGCGACAAGGAAGACGTCGCGATCATGATGGTGGAGGCCGAGGCCACCGACAACGTCATCGAGCTGATCGGCGGGGGCGCCGCGGCGCCGACCGAGACCGTGGTGGCCGAGGGCCTTGAAGCCGCCAAGCCGTTCATCGCCACCCTGTGCAAGGCCCAGCAGGCGCTGCACGAGGCGGCCGGCAAGGAGACCGTCGAGTACCCGCTGTTCCCCGAGTACGGCGAGGACGTCTACTACTCGGTGGCCTCGGTGGCCACCGACGAGCTGTCCGCCGCGCTGACCATCGCCGGCAAGAACGAGCGCAACGACCGCACCGACGAGATCAAGGTCGAGGTGCTCGAGCGTCTGGCCGAGACTTACGCCGGTCGCGAGAAGGAGATCGGCGCCGCCTATCGTGCGCTGACCAAAAAGCTTGTCCGCCAGCGCATCCTGACCGATCACTTCCGCATCGACGGCCGCGGCATCACCGACATCCGGGCGCTGTCCGCGGAGGTCGCGATCATCCCGCGCGCCCACGGCAGCGCGCTGTTCGAGCGCGGCGAGACCCAGATCATGGGTGTCACCACGCTGGACATGATCAAGATGGCGCAGCAGATCGACTCGCTGGGGCCGGAAACCTCCAAGCGCTACATGCACCACTACAACTTCCCGCCGTACTCGACCGGTGAGACCGGCCGGGTCGGTTCGCCCAAGCGTCGCGAGATCGGCCACGGCGCGCTGGCCGAGCGGGCGCTGATGCCGGTGCTGCCCAGCGTGGAAGAGTTCCCGTACGCCATCCGTCAGGTCTCGGAAGCGTTGAGCTCCAACGGATCCACCTCGATGGGTTCGGTGTGCGCCTCGACCCTGTCGCTGCTGAACGCCGGTGTGCCGCTGAAGGCGCCGGTGGCCGGTATCGCGATGGGTCTGGTGTCCGACGACGTCGAGGTGGACGGGGCGGTGGAGCGACGCTTCGTGGCGCTGACCGACATCCTCGGCGCCGAGGATGCCTTCGGCGACATGGACTTCAAGGTCGCCGGCACCAAGGACTTCGTGACCGCGCTGCAGCTCGACACCAAGCTGGACGGGATTCCCTCCCAGGTGCTGGCCGGTGCGCTGTCGCAGGCCAAGGATGCCCGGACCACCATCCTGGAGGTCATGGCCGAGGCCATCGACGCCCCGGACGAGATGAGCCCGTACGCGCCCCGGATCACCACCATCAAGGTGCCGGTGGACAAGATCGGCGAGGTCATCGGGCCCAAGGGCAAGGTCATCAACGGCATCACCGAGGAGACCGGCGCCTCGATCTCCATCGAGGACGACGGCACGGTGTTCGTCGGTGCCGCCGACGGGGTTTCGGCGCAGGCCGCGATCGACAAGATCAACGCGATCGCCAACCCGCAGCTGCCCAAGGTTGGCGAGCGGTTCCTCGGCACCGTGGTCAAGACCACCGATTTCGGCGCCTTCGTGTCGTTGCTGCCGGGTCGCGACGGCCTGGTGCACATCTCGAAGTTGGGCCGCGGCAAGCGGATCGCCAAGGTCGAGGATGTCGTCAAGGTCGGCGACAAGCTGCGTGTCGAGATCGCCGACATCGACAACCGGGGCAAGATCTCGCTGATCCTGGTCGACGAAGAGGACGCAGCGGCAGAGGCACCGGAGGGTACTCCGGCGTCCGCAGATGTTGCGACCGCCGACGCCTAG